In Hahella sp. KA22, one genomic interval encodes:
- a CDS encoding SxtJ family membrane protein, giving the protein MTNSVQQDFASAPEGELRKFGLVMAAFLILVFGLFLPWVFATSLPLWPYPVAAVFAALAIVKPGLLRQVYVLWMHFALRLGKINSAIILGAVFVVLVAPLGWALRLAHKLQLQKRIDPQATSYRSVRDKPITPESMERPF; this is encoded by the coding sequence TTGACTAACTCAGTGCAACAGGACTTTGCCTCCGCCCCAGAAGGGGAACTGAGAAAGTTCGGCCTGGTTATGGCCGCCTTTCTGATTCTGGTGTTTGGATTGTTTTTGCCATGGGTGTTTGCAACAAGCCTGCCCTTATGGCCCTATCCGGTTGCGGCGGTGTTCGCCGCCCTGGCGATTGTGAAACCGGGGCTGCTGCGTCAGGTATATGTACTATGGATGCATTTCGCTTTAAGGCTGGGCAAGATAAACAGCGCTATCATTCTCGGCGCCGTATTCGTTGTGCTGGTGGCGCCGCTGGGATGGGCTCTGCGGCTTGCGCACAAGCTGCAATTGCAAAAGCGCATAGACCCGCAGGCGACCTCTTATCGATCTGTACGCGACAAACCCATTACCCCTGAGTCCATGGAGCGACCTTTCTGA
- a CDS encoding DUF5989 family protein encodes MWEFLKDLWAFMRQRKKVWLFPLILTLVMLGGLIVITQGSAVAPFIYTLF; translated from the coding sequence ATGTGGGAATTTTTAAAAGACCTTTGGGCGTTTATGCGACAAAGGAAAAAAGTATGGCTGTTTCCTCTGATATTGACCCTGGTGATGCTGGGCGGCCTGATTGTGATCACCCAAGGTTCGGCGGTGGCGCCATTCATCTATACATTGTTTTAA
- a CDS encoding LysR family transcriptional regulator, translating to MPKSTLEQWRMLHAVVAHGGFAQAAEMVHKSQSTVHHAVHKLEEMLGVQILQVQGRKATLTEAGKLLLRRSENLLQQAEQLESVASGLAQGIEAHIQIAVEIIYPQEALYCALAEFSEQYPNTRIEIIETVLSGAEDLLKQGVCDLVITPFVPQGFIGDLITNIPFTPVANPEHPLHQLNRTLNKDDLARHRQIVIRDSGVVRRNSGWLGAEQRWTVTHMSTSVNMVKRGLGFTWLPVSWVDADIQSGALRALPLQEGGDREVPLYLVYGDMDRQGPATLYLGNQLLRRGREWTRFPE from the coding sequence ATGCCTAAATCAACGCTGGAACAATGGCGTATGCTGCACGCCGTAGTCGCCCATGGCGGTTTCGCCCAGGCGGCGGAGATGGTGCACAAAAGCCAGTCCACGGTGCATCATGCCGTACATAAGCTTGAGGAAATGCTGGGCGTACAGATTCTGCAGGTGCAGGGGCGCAAGGCGACGCTGACCGAAGCGGGAAAACTTCTGCTGAGGCGTTCGGAAAACCTGCTGCAACAGGCGGAGCAGCTGGAGTCCGTGGCCTCCGGTCTGGCCCAGGGCATTGAAGCGCACATCCAGATTGCGGTGGAAATCATCTATCCCCAAGAGGCGTTGTACTGCGCCTTGGCGGAGTTTTCCGAGCAATATCCCAATACTCGCATCGAAATAATTGAAACGGTTTTATCCGGCGCTGAGGACCTGCTCAAGCAGGGCGTATGCGATCTGGTTATAACTCCTTTCGTACCGCAGGGATTCATCGGCGATCTGATTACCAATATACCTTTTACGCCGGTGGCGAATCCGGAGCATCCTCTGCATCAGCTCAATCGCACCCTGAATAAAGATGATCTGGCCCGACATCGGCAAATCGTCATTCGCGACTCTGGCGTCGTGCGCCGTAATTCCGGTTGGCTGGGTGCCGAGCAACGCTGGACGGTGACGCATATGAGCACCTCGGTGAATATGGTGAAACGCGGTCTGGGCTTTACCTGGCTGCCGGTCTCCTGGGTGGATGCGGATATTCAAAGCGGCGCCCTGAGGGCGTTGCCGCTGCAGGAAGGCGGCGATAGAGAAGTCCCGCTGTATCTGGTCTACGGCGATATGGACAGGCAAGGCCCCGCCACGCTTTATCTGGGAAATCAGCTATTGCGACGGGGACGTGAATGGACCAGATTTCCTGAATAG
- the recD gene encoding exodeoxyribonuclease V subunit alpha, producing MSIAHLIDAARQSNLLRPLDYYLGHQFADMAMSATEEQRELLALTVALTSNALANGHTCLDLSQYAGRSLWPDSVEEDMRAFIAPSLKLWREALLASGLTQADADVGEAGPVSPCVLDDRNCFYLARYFEYERQLAGLLQQRIANHTAFPPEQVRQALLRFFPSVKTEDRQAIAAAVACRQGFTAIVGGPGTGKTTTVAKLLGMLGELADPPLRIALAAPTGKAAARLMESIRNAKAQLAEQLPHPERIPDTAYTLHRLLKVRGDGKGFVHHAGNPLAVDLLLIDEVSMVDLAMMLRIVEALPPHARLMMLGDSEQLASVEAGSVIGDICSQRNAAGVSPDMADYLRQLGLTPPYPADKQAAPVADCVIRLEVSHRFHARSGIGRLAQAINAGDPEAALQVFKQPEFEDADWENLPPSQLQSIIQQTAANAYEPCFKADSVETALEAMNRFRILCAVKEGHGGVQEINQWVESALQRKGLASRYQLHYHGRPIMVTRNDYSLGLFNGDVGLIWRDPASGQLRAWFPDADGPLRSIPLYRLPAHETVYAMTIHKSQGSEFDHCVVTLPETDQPVLTRELLYTGVTRAKNRISVWGPRHLLIKAIKRPTQRMSGLARRIWGESALNEPSVDNPPDEASGDGVQLDLW from the coding sequence ATGAGCATCGCCCATCTGATTGACGCCGCCCGCCAAAGTAACCTGCTGCGGCCACTGGACTATTATCTTGGCCATCAGTTTGCTGACATGGCGATGTCGGCGACAGAAGAACAACGGGAGCTGCTGGCGCTGACCGTGGCGCTGACCTCCAACGCCCTGGCTAACGGCCATACCTGTCTGGACCTGTCTCAGTATGCCGGCCGCTCGTTGTGGCCTGATTCGGTGGAAGAAGATATGCGCGCCTTTATCGCCCCTTCTCTCAAATTATGGCGCGAGGCCTTGCTCGCCAGCGGCCTGACTCAAGCTGACGCAGACGTCGGCGAGGCGGGCCCGGTCAGCCCCTGCGTGCTTGACGATCGTAACTGCTTCTATCTGGCCCGTTACTTCGAATATGAGCGCCAACTCGCCGGGCTACTGCAACAACGCATCGCCAATCATACGGCTTTCCCGCCTGAACAAGTGCGTCAGGCATTGCTGCGTTTTTTCCCTTCCGTCAAAACAGAGGATCGCCAGGCTATCGCCGCTGCTGTGGCCTGTCGTCAGGGCTTCACCGCCATTGTCGGCGGCCCAGGCACCGGAAAAACCACCACGGTAGCCAAGCTGTTGGGCATGTTGGGAGAACTAGCCGACCCGCCTCTGCGCATCGCCCTGGCGGCGCCGACCGGCAAAGCCGCCGCTCGATTAATGGAGTCCATTCGCAACGCCAAGGCGCAACTGGCGGAACAACTGCCTCATCCTGAACGCATTCCCGACACCGCTTACACCCTGCATCGTCTGCTCAAAGTCCGCGGCGACGGCAAAGGCTTCGTACATCACGCCGGCAATCCGCTGGCCGTGGACTTACTTTTGATAGACGAAGTGTCGATGGTGGATCTGGCGATGATGCTGCGCATCGTGGAGGCGCTGCCTCCCCACGCCCGTCTGATGATGCTGGGGGACAGCGAACAGCTCGCTTCGGTGGAAGCCGGCAGCGTCATTGGCGACATCTGCTCGCAACGAAACGCCGCCGGCGTCAGCCCGGACATGGCGGACTATCTGCGCCAGCTTGGCCTGACGCCGCCCTACCCAGCTGACAAGCAAGCCGCGCCAGTGGCGGACTGCGTCATCCGTCTGGAAGTGAGTCACCGTTTTCACGCCCGTAGCGGCATCGGCCGACTGGCGCAGGCGATCAACGCCGGCGACCCGGAAGCGGCTCTGCAGGTATTCAAACAACCGGAATTCGAAGACGCGGACTGGGAAAACCTGCCACCTTCGCAATTGCAGTCGATCATCCAACAGACCGCCGCCAACGCCTATGAACCCTGCTTCAAAGCCGATTCAGTGGAAACCGCGTTGGAGGCTATGAATCGCTTCCGTATTCTCTGCGCCGTGAAGGAAGGCCATGGCGGCGTGCAGGAAATCAATCAGTGGGTGGAGTCTGCGCTGCAACGCAAAGGCCTGGCGTCGCGTTACCAACTGCATTACCACGGCCGCCCCATCATGGTGACCCGCAACGATTATAGTCTGGGCTTGTTTAACGGCGATGTGGGTTTGATCTGGCGTGACCCGGCGTCGGGGCAACTGCGCGCCTGGTTCCCGGACGCTGACGGCCCTCTGCGCAGTATTCCTTTATACCGTCTGCCCGCTCATGAAACGGTCTATGCTATGACCATACACAAAAGTCAGGGATCTGAATTTGACCATTGCGTGGTGACGCTGCCTGAAACCGATCAACCGGTGCTGACGCGGGAATTGCTATACACGGGCGTCACCCGCGCCAAGAACCGGATCAGCGTGTGGGGACCCCGCCATCTGTTGATCAAAGCAATCAAGCGCCCCACTCAGAGGATGTCCGGGCTCGCCCGTAGAATCTGGGGCGAGTCCGCACTGAACGAGCCCAGCGTTGATAACCCACCTGATGAAGCGTCCGGCGATGGCGTGCAGTTGGATTTATGGTAG
- the recB gene encoding exodeoxyribonuclease V subunit beta, translating to MRPLDPIAIPLQGVQLIEASAGTGKTYTITTLYLRLLLERQLDVRQILVVTFTRAATEELRTRIRQRIREVMQTLQAPPEMETPEWLASWRDPERNEDALALLQQALLNMDEASIFTIHGFCQRALQDNAFESGLLFDLRLQEDLGPLLQQAAEDTWRKLFYPDRLLAELAQAKWGEPADMLNGLRSYLAQSDLELIHPDVDPQTLSKLAVELKAQWRQQGDELTAAVREAAENKVLGRAEKTYREDKLNDAILSLTIWSRTEEQMTLPPAAALFSQSVLDASVLKKAADKGLGAPQHAFFIALNQFLSQQAQLDAWLVGATLTTFRDVLRRLKTQAEILGFDDLIGSLKDALAAATGPQLRQALQRRYPVALIDEFQDTDPSQYRIFSSLYDAADSNATLFMIGDPKQAIYSFRGADIYAYLQAKQRTPQDNRFTMDTNWRSRKELVAAVNGLFEQCANPFLFAGDIEFIPVQAAGAADASVLTLDGVPVTPLQAWLLGREDGGKSISKDQARPQLAQITASEIANWLNLGESGRARLGERPLCAGDIAVLVRDNNQARIMSEKLSTVGVSSVFLTRESVYQSEEATDLLRLLRALLEPNDERRLRAALVTLSWGWTAAELETLARDEQRWENMLTSLHQLREEWQEAGFIPMFQKWLQTFSVAARLLGLPEGERRLTNLLQLAELLQQAGRDYPTPERLLAWYHGQLEQADGRGDEHQLRLESDEALVKIVTIHSSKGLEYPLVFLPFLGFGRSGKDDYLMCHDPEREHRLVLDLSGGDRLQEQAERERLAEDLRLLYVALTRAKQLCVWAWGAVNEFQYAAMAWLLYGGATDNLTDWLASLKNLDDTQLAEPLTRLAAQTDFCWSPAPVPVHQRHQPGEGAGQWRARSAQRTVEQNWRLSSYSQLASGGGGRHHEEPVDEAAPVQEVQPRLQPDVSDIFQFPKGAWAGQCFHHILENMPFQAESPEVLHELTSHSLQQHGFGEEWVACVAEQLWQVVNTPLSLTGAEPFALAQLDKANMQVEMEFLFPVTLIQQARLARFLADYSGSEAPVNLNVAANEGLMHGFIDLTFQHEGRFYIADYKGSWLGETRGSYAPDNLRNEILAHRYDLQYLIYTLALHRYLQRSLPDYDYDTHFGGVYYLFLRGMHSQQQPELGVFFDRPSHEAMAAFAEILQGEPA from the coding sequence ATGAGGCCGCTGGACCCGATCGCCATTCCCCTGCAGGGCGTGCAGCTCATCGAAGCCAGCGCCGGCACAGGGAAAACCTATACCATCACCACCTTGTATCTGCGCCTGCTGCTGGAGCGCCAGCTCGACGTCAGGCAGATTCTGGTGGTTACCTTTACTCGCGCCGCAACGGAAGAGTTACGCACGCGGATTCGTCAACGTATTCGCGAGGTCATGCAAACGCTGCAGGCGCCGCCGGAAATGGAAACGCCGGAATGGCTGGCTTCCTGGCGCGATCCGGAACGCAACGAAGACGCTCTCGCCCTGCTGCAACAGGCGCTGTTGAACATGGACGAGGCGTCCATTTTCACCATTCACGGTTTCTGCCAGCGCGCCCTGCAGGACAACGCATTCGAAAGCGGACTTCTGTTTGACCTGCGTCTGCAGGAAGACCTGGGCCCGTTACTGCAACAAGCGGCGGAGGACACCTGGCGCAAGCTGTTCTATCCCGACCGGTTGCTCGCGGAGCTGGCGCAAGCCAAATGGGGCGAGCCGGCGGACATGCTGAACGGACTGCGCAGTTATCTGGCGCAAAGCGACCTGGAATTGATCCATCCGGATGTAGACCCACAAACCCTCAGCAAGCTGGCCGTCGAACTAAAGGCCCAATGGCGTCAACAGGGCGACGAGCTTACCGCTGCAGTACGGGAAGCGGCGGAGAACAAAGTTCTGGGACGTGCGGAGAAAACTTACCGGGAAGACAAACTGAACGATGCGATTCTCAGCCTCACTATCTGGAGTCGCACGGAAGAACAAATGACGCTGCCGCCCGCCGCAGCTCTGTTCAGCCAGAGCGTCCTTGACGCATCCGTGCTGAAAAAAGCGGCGGACAAAGGTCTTGGCGCGCCGCAGCATGCCTTCTTCATCGCCCTGAACCAGTTTCTGAGCCAACAGGCGCAGTTGGACGCCTGGTTGGTGGGCGCGACGCTGACCACCTTCAGAGACGTGTTGCGACGCCTGAAAACCCAGGCGGAAATCCTGGGCTTCGACGACCTGATCGGCAGCCTCAAAGACGCCCTCGCAGCCGCCACTGGCCCTCAGTTACGCCAGGCGCTGCAACGCCGCTACCCCGTTGCTCTGATTGACGAATTTCAGGATACCGATCCCTCCCAGTATCGTATCTTCTCGTCCCTGTATGACGCCGCCGACAGTAACGCCACCCTGTTTATGATCGGCGACCCCAAGCAGGCGATTTACAGCTTCCGGGGGGCGGATATTTACGCCTACCTGCAAGCCAAGCAGCGCACGCCCCAGGATAATCGCTTCACCATGGACACTAACTGGCGCTCCCGCAAAGAGCTGGTAGCGGCGGTCAATGGCTTGTTCGAGCAGTGCGCCAATCCTTTCCTGTTTGCTGGCGACATTGAATTCATACCCGTGCAGGCCGCCGGCGCCGCTGACGCCTCCGTCCTGACTCTGGACGGCGTCCCCGTGACGCCATTGCAGGCCTGGCTGCTCGGCCGGGAAGACGGCGGCAAGTCCATCAGTAAAGACCAGGCGCGACCACAATTAGCGCAGATTACCGCCAGTGAAATCGCCAACTGGCTCAACCTGGGAGAGAGCGGACGCGCTCGTCTGGGGGAACGCCCGCTCTGCGCCGGCGATATCGCGGTACTGGTGCGGGATAACAATCAAGCCCGCATCATGTCGGAAAAACTCTCCACCGTTGGCGTCAGCAGTGTGTTTCTGACACGGGAAAGCGTCTATCAAAGCGAAGAGGCCACCGATCTGCTGCGCCTGTTGCGCGCTTTACTGGAGCCTAATGACGAGCGTCGTCTGCGCGCCGCGCTGGTGACCCTGAGCTGGGGATGGACGGCGGCGGAGCTGGAGACGCTGGCGCGAGACGAGCAGCGTTGGGAAAACATGCTGACCTCATTGCATCAATTGCGGGAGGAGTGGCAGGAAGCCGGCTTCATACCCATGTTTCAGAAATGGCTGCAAACCTTTAGCGTCGCCGCCAGATTACTGGGCCTGCCGGAAGGCGAACGCCGCCTCACCAACCTGTTGCAGCTGGCGGAGCTGCTGCAACAGGCCGGACGCGACTACCCCACGCCCGAACGCCTGCTGGCCTGGTATCATGGCCAATTGGAGCAGGCCGACGGACGCGGCGATGAGCATCAGTTACGCCTGGAAAGCGACGAGGCGCTGGTGAAAATCGTCACCATCCACAGTTCCAAAGGCCTCGAATATCCGTTGGTGTTTCTGCCTTTCCTGGGCTTCGGCCGCAGCGGCAAAGACGATTATCTGATGTGTCATGACCCTGAGCGGGAGCACCGGCTGGTGCTTGATCTCAGCGGCGGCGACCGCTTACAGGAGCAGGCGGAGCGAGAGCGTTTGGCGGAAGACCTGCGTCTGCTTTATGTGGCGCTGACCCGGGCCAAACAACTCTGCGTCTGGGCCTGGGGCGCCGTGAATGAGTTCCAGTACGCCGCCATGGCGTGGCTGCTTTATGGCGGGGCGACAGACAATCTGACCGACTGGCTGGCGTCCCTGAAAAATCTGGACGATACGCAACTTGCGGAGCCTCTGACTCGCCTGGCTGCGCAGACGGACTTCTGCTGGAGCCCGGCTCCAGTGCCCGTGCATCAGCGCCATCAACCCGGCGAAGGCGCCGGTCAGTGGCGGGCGCGCTCCGCCCAGCGCACCGTGGAACAAAACTGGCGTTTATCCAGTTACTCGCAACTGGCCTCTGGCGGCGGCGGTCGTCATCACGAAGAACCTGTGGACGAGGCTGCGCCTGTGCAGGAAGTACAACCCCGTCTGCAGCCGGACGTCAGCGATATTTTTCAGTTTCCCAAAGGCGCCTGGGCGGGCCAGTGTTTCCACCATATTCTGGAGAATATGCCGTTTCAGGCGGAAAGCCCCGAGGTTTTGCATGAACTCACCAGCCACAGCCTGCAACAACACGGCTTCGGCGAAGAGTGGGTGGCCTGCGTGGCGGAACAGTTATGGCAAGTGGTGAACACACCACTCAGCCTAACCGGCGCTGAGCCCTTTGCGCTGGCGCAACTGGACAAGGCCAATATGCAGGTGGAAATGGAGTTTTTGTTTCCCGTAACGCTGATTCAGCAAGCGCGGCTCGCCCGATTCCTGGCGGATTACTCCGGCTCGGAAGCGCCGGTTAACCTTAACGTCGCCGCCAACGAAGGCCTGATGCACGGCTTTATCGACCTCACCTTCCAGCATGAAGGACGTTTCTATATCGCCGACTACAAGGGCAGTTGGCTGGGAGAAACGCGGGGGAGTTACGCCCCCGACAACCTGCGCAACGAAATCCTCGCCCATCGCTATGACCTGCAGTACCTGATCTATACGCTGGCGTTGCATCGCTATCTGCAACGCAGCTTGCCGGACTACGATTACGACACCCATTTTGGCGGTGTGTATTATTTGTTTTTGCGGGGCATGCATAGCCAACAACAACCGGAGCTGGGGGTGTTTTTCGATCGTCCCTCACATGAAGCCATGGCCGCTTTTGCAGAGATTCTGCAGGGAGAACCTGCATGA
- a CDS encoding aminoacyl-histidine dipeptidase: MSLSDLNPQPLWRFFQLLCDTPRPSKQEQLLKSRIREALAEYELEIIEDQVGNLIIRKPATPGYEDAPGVVMQSHLDMVPQKNEGSTHDFSKDPIQPYIDGDWVRARGTTLGADNGIGVAAILSVLTSKDMIHGPLEGLLTVDEEAGMSGAKGLQGGVLQGSLLLNLDTEEENELYIGCAGGVDIGGRFTYQAEPRDDRRQYWRIALKGLRGGHSGLDIHSGRGNALKLVNRALDQLRKQFPALRVASLTGGTLRNAIPREAFAIVAAPAELGEAISRRVSELQQLFLQELKSVEPHLHLTISDTDSADLLPEDMVDRLQRVIFACPHGVFRMSADFPGVTETSNNLARVVMDNGHIEVHCLARSLVDSLRDDAAQSVAGVFELAGAETSVGNSYPGWAPDKNSRLLDNLTRLHEKVVGVVPKIQVIHAGLECGILGANYPHWDMISFGPTIRGAHSPDEAVHAPSVANFWKFLEAALAHLAKPA; this comes from the coding sequence ATGAGTTTAAGCGATCTGAACCCGCAGCCCTTGTGGCGTTTTTTCCAGCTATTGTGCGACACCCCGCGGCCTTCCAAACAGGAGCAGTTGCTCAAGTCCCGCATCAGAGAAGCCCTGGCTGAATATGAGCTGGAAATCATCGAGGATCAGGTCGGTAATCTGATAATCCGCAAACCCGCGACGCCCGGCTACGAAGACGCTCCCGGCGTGGTGATGCAAAGCCACTTGGATATGGTGCCGCAGAAGAACGAAGGCTCTACCCACGATTTCAGTAAAGACCCGATTCAACCCTATATCGACGGCGACTGGGTGCGCGCCCGTGGCACGACATTAGGTGCGGATAACGGCATCGGCGTAGCGGCCATTCTGTCCGTACTGACGTCCAAAGACATGATCCATGGACCGCTGGAAGGCTTGCTGACGGTGGACGAAGAGGCCGGGATGAGCGGCGCCAAAGGATTGCAGGGCGGCGTACTGCAGGGCTCTTTGCTGCTGAATCTGGACACGGAAGAAGAAAATGAACTGTATATCGGTTGCGCTGGCGGCGTGGATATCGGCGGACGTTTCACCTATCAGGCGGAGCCTCGGGACGATCGTCGTCAGTATTGGCGCATCGCGTTGAAAGGGCTGCGCGGCGGCCACTCCGGACTGGATATCCATTCGGGGCGCGGCAATGCGTTGAAGCTGGTGAATCGCGCTCTGGATCAATTACGCAAACAGTTTCCCGCCTTGCGGGTCGCCTCTTTGACTGGCGGCACTCTGCGGAACGCCATCCCGCGCGAAGCCTTCGCCATAGTGGCGGCGCCGGCGGAGCTGGGCGAGGCGATCAGCCGCCGCGTTAGCGAACTGCAGCAGCTGTTCTTGCAGGAGCTGAAATCGGTTGAGCCGCATTTGCATTTGACCATCAGCGACACCGATTCCGCTGATCTGTTGCCAGAGGACATGGTGGACCGTTTACAGCGCGTGATTTTCGCCTGTCCGCATGGCGTGTTCCGTATGAGCGCTGACTTCCCCGGCGTGACGGAAACGTCTAACAACCTTGCGCGGGTGGTGATGGATAACGGTCACATTGAAGTGCACTGCCTGGCGCGCAGTCTGGTGGACTCTTTACGCGATGACGCGGCGCAATCCGTGGCGGGCGTCTTTGAATTAGCGGGCGCGGAAACCTCTGTGGGCAACAGCTATCCCGGATGGGCGCCGGACAAGAACTCTCGTCTGCTGGATAACCTGACCCGTCTGCACGAGAAAGTGGTGGGCGTCGTCCCCAAAATTCAGGTGATTCATGCGGGTCTGGAATGCGGCATTCTGGGCGCGAACTATCCCCACTGGGATATGATTTCATTCGGACCGACCATTCGCGGCGCGCACTCGCCGGATGAGGCTGTGCATGCGCCAAGCGTGGCGAATTTCTGGAAATTCCTGGAAGCGGCGCTGGCGCACCTGGCCAAGCCCGCCTGA
- a CDS encoding outer membrane beta-barrel protein, producing the protein MKRLVLGVCLSLAMAGNASAGGYGALGLDYMHASSENLHDNLMLNGTLGWSLTDFWGLEGRLGVDFFSLLFDDDPLDDSGAFMDAYVAGYNRFTLPLSNAIRPYALLGWQGASVSVQNCYALAGGCEKNHETHSGFAYGGGVDFRIDKGVYLKTEVTHFEHNEVRFNTFSVGVTGAF; encoded by the coding sequence ATGAAAAGACTGGTTTTAGGAGTCTGCTTGAGTTTGGCCATGGCTGGTAACGCATCAGCAGGAGGCTATGGCGCACTGGGGCTGGATTACATGCACGCCTCTTCAGAAAATCTGCATGACAATCTGATGTTGAACGGAACATTAGGTTGGAGTCTTACAGACTTTTGGGGATTAGAAGGACGCCTGGGCGTTGATTTCTTCTCTCTGTTATTCGATGACGACCCTCTGGATGACTCAGGCGCTTTCATGGACGCCTACGTGGCGGGGTACAACCGCTTCACTCTACCGCTTAGCAATGCAATAAGGCCTTATGCGCTGCTGGGGTGGCAGGGCGCCAGCGTCAGTGTGCAGAATTGTTATGCTCTGGCCGGCGGCTGCGAGAAAAACCATGAAACGCACAGCGGCTTCGCGTATGGCGGCGGCGTGGATTTTCGTATTGATAAAGGGGTTTACCTTAAAACGGAAGTAACGCACTTCGAGCATAATGAAGTGCGCTTTAATACCTTCAGCGTTGGCGTGACGGGAGCGTTCTAA
- a CDS encoding pirin family protein, whose amino-acid sequence MAVRELKRIINASPATDGAGVRISRIAGFSATDLEPFLMIDEIRSDERDDFIAGFPEHPHRGLETLTYMKEGGFEHRDHMGNQGAIKSGGAQWMSAGKGVIHSEMPIPEAARMHGFQIWINLPRTQKMKQPEWRDAQPEELPSIILSCGEIRVIAGSWRIQDNFSTSPLNRLAQSAGLLDISLLPNGKLDLPLEQDRQAAIYVYNGRVHMGSTLQAGQLGILGAGERLQLSADKGGADFLLLAGEALHEPVAHYGPFVMNTHDEILTAVKDYQEGKLTA is encoded by the coding sequence ATGGCTGTACGAGAACTCAAGCGCATCATTAACGCCAGCCCGGCGACAGACGGCGCAGGAGTCAGGATTTCCCGGATCGCAGGATTTTCCGCTACCGATCTGGAACCTTTCTTAATGATTGATGAAATCCGTTCCGACGAACGGGACGATTTTATCGCCGGCTTTCCCGAACACCCCCATCGCGGCCTGGAAACTCTGACCTATATGAAAGAGGGCGGCTTCGAGCACCGCGACCATATGGGAAACCAGGGGGCCATCAAAAGCGGCGGCGCGCAGTGGATGTCCGCCGGCAAAGGCGTCATCCATTCGGAAATGCCGATACCGGAAGCCGCACGCATGCACGGCTTTCAAATCTGGATCAACCTTCCCCGTACGCAAAAAATGAAACAGCCGGAGTGGCGCGACGCGCAGCCGGAAGAACTGCCTTCTATTATTCTGAGTTGCGGCGAGATTCGGGTGATCGCCGGTTCCTGGCGCATTCAGGATAATTTCAGCACTTCACCCTTGAATCGCCTGGCGCAATCCGCCGGCCTGCTTGATATATCCCTGCTGCCCAACGGCAAACTGGACCTGCCGCTGGAGCAAGACCGGCAGGCGGCGATCTACGTTTATAACGGCCGCGTGCATATGGGCTCCACGTTGCAGGCGGGCCAGCTCGGCATTCTGGGCGCGGGCGAACGCCTGCAACTGAGCGCGGATAAAGGCGGCGCGGACTTCCTGCTGCTGGCGGGAGAAGCCTTGCATGAGCCAGTGGCGCATTACGGTCCTTTCGTCATGAATACCCACGACGAAATTCTCACTGCGGTGAAGGATTATCAGGAAGGGAAGCTGACGGCATAG
- a CDS encoding CBS domain-containing protein has product MILMKDVMSHPVHTLSTENSLADARKMMQEQGIRHIPVVNAKNKLEGLVTQRDVFAAMDSSVYDMPPELMEAHESEIPVTQVMRTKVATASLDTPIRKAAEFLQTKKYGCLPVVENGHVVGILTGGDFIKIAINLLDLVEVEPEEEPS; this is encoded by the coding sequence ATGATCCTGATGAAAGATGTAATGAGCCACCCCGTGCATACGTTGAGCACTGAGAACAGTCTGGCCGATGCGCGCAAGATGATGCAGGAACAGGGCATCCGCCACATCCCGGTCGTCAACGCCAAAAACAAACTGGAAGGCCTCGTCACCCAGCGCGACGTCTTCGCCGCCATGGATTCCTCCGTGTATGACATGCCCCCGGAGTTGATGGAAGCCCATGAGTCCGAAATTCCCGTCACCCAGGTGATGCGGACCAAAGTCGCCACCGCCAGCCTGGACACGCCGATCCGTAAAGCGGCGGAATTTCTGCAAACCAAGAAATACGGCTGTCTGCCCGTGGTGGAAAATGGTCATGTCGTGGGTATTTTGACGGGAGGCGACTTTATCAAGATCGCGATTAATCTGCTGGATCTGGTGGAAGTGGAGCCGGAAGAAGAACCCAGCTGA